TTGTTTGCAATGAAAAAATGGGGTCTTTTTTCAGGTTTTGCCGAAAAAGGTAATGGTGTTAGAGACAGTATGGCAGTACGCTATGCACCACTACCCTAGGCAGCAGGACATCGTTGTGGAGCTTATGGAACAGATGGAAACAAATGGTGTGTAACTATTCAGTACTGTTTTGTGTTGCCTGTGTAGCATTGTAGACTCTTTAGGATCATGTTGTTAGTTCTTAGAATCAGTTGGGGAAACTCtaggtgttgttgttgtttttttgaagaaaagttCCCGGTTTTGGGAAAGCCTTGCTGTTGTTGTCTTGGTGAAGAAGCTTAAAGCTTGGCCACAACTCAAAAgcattcaaaatattgaaatgaaactttgaaaacattttgcaaGACACAAAAATTACATGATAAAGCCTGACtctataattatgtatgttatatttgaaaatcaaaaaaCCTGACTCTATAATtatgtatactatatatatatatactctaaAATCAAAAGCCATAAATCAttggaataaagaaaaaaaggatAGCCCAAATACAGATATAACTAGATTTTTCCATTGGGGCTGGTGCAAATTATTATCACTTaggcaaggcccataactctagcttgaatatttttttaacttatatcCCTTCTTTGACTGAAAATAACAACAGACACGGTTTGGCATTTTCTCTACATGGCGTTCTTTTTTTCTCTTCATCATACTTTCTTGCTTAGAACAGAGGCCATGTTTAATAGgctaaataaataaagttaaaattgtacAGCAAATAAAGTGCTACATGCTTGATTGGATTGCACTTTTTTGCCCTTGTAGAGTAGAATTTTGTATGGGTCATAAGGTTCTCCATTCAGGCCTGATACCCTTCTTGGTATGTGATACTCAGAGGCTTCCTACCCAGGTTtgtaataattgaatattaGTAATTTTGTCCAACAGGATTTGGATAGAGAATGAAGGAGGAATAGAAGGAAAATTACTCGTTTGTCGGAAGGCTAACTTTTGTAAAACACTTCAGTTTTTATACACAGGATTGATGGCTGACTGGGACTTTGGGGACCAGCTCATAGAGTTATTTGGCGAGCATGGACATGTGTACAGGAAGTTCCGACGTTCAATATACTGGATGCGGAAATTCCATCATCGCAACCCCTTCCAGCTTCCTCACGAACTTCCTGTCAATCCTGTAGAACTAGCCATTCTTGCTCTGAAGAAAATGGCCATAGATTATGAGAACGAGATTAAAGTCTGGAAGGTTAGCATAagacttatttttattttggtccAAAATGATGTTAATACTGCAATAAAGTAAAAGAAGCTGTGATGATTTCTTAAAAATTTCAAATCCATATCTTGGAAGGCATTGATCAgtaaatgttcaaacttggtcagaatgttccccttgatcatatctcgacctattttaaaagtgggtcacatggggtgtaaaactaggtcactaggtcgaatcttagaaaaatctttggaacatactagaggcattatacatggtcaaatattcatgaaactttatcagaatgttttccttgatgaactcttggtcgtaaataaaactgggtcacatatgatcgaaaattaggtcactaggtcaaatctttgaaaaatcttgtccggaaacatatcatggtaatgattggtcaagttctgttcaaaattggtcatgatgtaaaccttgatgaaatatggaccactttaAAAAGTGGGttacatggggtcaaaaactaggtcagtaggtcaaatcttagaaaaatctttgtaacatactagaggcattatacatggtcaaatattcatgaaactttatcagaatgttttccttgatgaactcttggtcgtaaataaaactgggtcacatatgatcgaaaattaggtcactaggtcaaatctgaaaaatcttgtccggaaccatatcatggtaatgattggtcaaattatgttcaaaattggtcatgatgttaaccttgatgaaatatggaccactttaaaaagtgggtcacaACATGCAACACATGTCATTTTAAAGTAGTAAAGTGCTTTAATAGTAGGAGTAAGAAAGGTTATTTTGTCATCACTTTCTATGGTGTGCCCGATATTTTAAAGGAATTATTCAATATCCTTTAGTTCTTTTGTAATCTTTTAAGGGCAATAAATGTCTACTTCTACATCCTGAATACTAGTAGCTGTTTTTATGTAGCCTCTGACACTCAATAACTTTCAATTCCAATTGTTCACCTTGCATGTAATGTTAACATTGCAAGCTATTTCGATCTTTCTATGTCATTTCAGGTGTCCGAAACAGAGGACTTGAAGGAAAACTTATTTATAGCTTCAGCACAGAGCCCTTCACAATGTGAACTCATTAACTTACATCCAGTGGACCAGCTCATGTATGTGGAGGGGGGATTCAGAGTCTGGATGAGGGAGGCTCACCAAACATACTTTATACTGCGTGCAGATTCTGACCCGAAGCTGTTTCGACAACCTACAGAGGAAGAGGAATTAGACagtatgattttgtttttaatgcgCAGTTTAGTTTTATTTGCCAATTCTGTGTTTGAAGAAAACTTCAACTAAATAAACACAACGCAACAATTAATGTTGAATTGTGTTAAGTGTGTTATTGAacttattgtaaaattaaaatttgcaaataagTACAGTGGCAAAGAATCAGATTAGACATTTGGACCAAGAAGCCCAAATCCTTAAATTTTTACATGGCTCAAGCCAagtaaattcaaattcaaattttgagCAAGCATGACCAACATTTTACAAGTGCAGCCCTTGGGGGCATGCGCTAATTTTGACCACCACCttaatgtatgaaataaaaccCCGCATTATCTAGTAGCTTTGTTGTCCGTTCAGACACACTCAtggtaaaacaaaatgtttgctttatttCAGACCTTTTTGAATTTGAGACGATATTTGATACAGAGAAGCCAAAGGCACTGGTACCTAGACCGAATATTCATCAGCAGGAGGACGGAACAATTCTGGCAATGTGCATCACACAGACAGGGTGTAAAGACTCCCTCATATCATGGATAAGATGCTTGCAGGAGAGGAATCCTAAATTGGCAAAAATTCAGATAGTATTCAGACTTGCTACTTCAGAGGATTTGTTTTTAGTTCCGACGTCATCTGAAACACAACCGGTTGTTAATATTTCTAAtgaagaaaataagaaatcttgataagttttatatgtattattttatttattctaagCTCTTTTTGTTGCTGtattaaaggctttgcaaacttTTACTGTTAAGtgaagtttgaaataaaatgatagaAAAACAAAGATTGCACATGAATCAATCATTTTGCTAAGATTTAAAGGTGTTTGTAGATAACCTCATGTTATCACATGTTTCAACTATATGTCTGTATACATGaacaagtttggtaaagatcaGATAGAAGGCAAAAAAGTATCAATTTGATCAAATTGGAAATTAAAAGGGTCATAAATCAGAATTGATTGAACCAGTCTAGAAAGGCTAAGTTTGGAATGGTTGAATAGTAAATGCATATGCGGAGGCTCTTCTTAAAGTGTGTGCTCTCAAGCAAACAACTCCagcaattataaatgtaaacagtttaaaatattcaacatggTATTCAGTAAATTGTAAAgcaatattgaacattttattgaaagatATTGATTGGAAGCCTTTCTATGTGCAGTTTGTAACAATGTCATTTCCCAAGCTTTTGATATGGAACAAAGGTGGCATATGGTAATAGGACTCTGTCCATCAGTCCAACACCACAGTTTCTGATCATTATCTTGCGAATGCTtagacccagggacctcatacttggaaggcatgttggtcatgaccagtagtaAACCCTATATAATTTGAGGTAAAtgggtaaaaggtcaaggttgagctgaaaatctttttgatcaataactgaagaacacCCAGGGACATCAAACTTGGTAGACAAGTTGGTGACCAGCAAATGAACCCTTATTATTATGTGATCAGTGAGTTGAAAGTTAGAAGGCTGAGATGACAAGGAgctgaaaatatgtatttgattatTAATTGAAGAACACTGAGGCCCAGGGACCTCAATTTTTGTAGgtaggttggtcatgaccagtagatgaatgCTATTGACTTGAAGGTCAAAGTTGTGGTTACATTTAGCAGAGAATCCTTTTCTgatcaatatctgaagaacACTGCAGCCCAGGCACCTCAAAGGTCATACTTAGAGGTCAATTGACTATCTTTGCAACAAGTTCAAATAAGGGGAATTTGCCATGTTTCAGTGACAGTTCTTGTTTCCCCTCTTGTATAGTATCTAAAAATGTTTGCctttagaaaacaacaaatgtagataaatagttttattgcaAACCGAAATTGTATAAAAAGATTCCTGCTTTTGAAGTAAGAAAATAACACACATAATTATGACaaatatcacagaaatgttTACTCTGATTTACATTacaataaaaattgaattaaacaagtAAGGAGAGTTtaaacaacatttgattttcATGACAAAGGGTGACAAAAATGTTCACCCCAATGACTGTGCTCAAGACCATTACAAGGTTACTTTGTAGATATTGTTAACAGAGCACAGAATATTTCCGAGAAAGAAACAATTGAACTTGAATCTTGCTGCTGATGAAAAacttttatacattattttccgAAGTTTTTTTTCGTTACCTTAATTTTGtatagaaattattttgtttctgctGTAAaggtttttcaaaatgtattttcctCAAAGACTAGATACAAGTGGATGGATCATACATCAATAACGGTTTTTCTCATTTACAAGTGGACGGATATACATCTATCAcctatataacaataattagtaacaaattatttataattctaAATGTCTACTACAACACAAAGAAACCCAACTATTGTTACAACATCACtagtcaaaatgtatacataataAGAACATAATAAGAACATATCAAGAAATATTGCAGTACAATGATTGCAAAATGATTGCAAAacgttgtttaaataaaacactcttgaaatattttttttacaaaaggatACAATACCAATATGCAATATTCAAAGCTTCAACAAATCATCAACAGTACATTTTACATCTGTAAATTGAgcattgaaagacaaaaaaagttaagTGCATCTTGTTCAATAAAAAATTAATGCAGGTAAATGTTAGTctaaaaaattgattttaatccagttacaaaaataaatccTAAAAGTTACTGAAAAAATCCAGCAAAACTTTGATTATAAGTAGTTTTTGattgtcttaaataataaaaaaataaaccattagTTAATCTCTTACTAAGTTCCAGGCCCcaatattatgaaa
Above is a genomic segment from Mya arenaria isolate MELC-2E11 chromosome 2, ASM2691426v1 containing:
- the LOC128223193 gene encoding evolutionarily conserved signaling intermediate in Toll pathway, mitochondrial-like gives rise to the protein MMLRKFILRSSGLIIQTVNSAQGNGKILPKQWNNMMTCYLCRTINSSTVQFSNQGHKRKFQEYYTAVLAEVQSNKRLQMLSNNQEMSKDPVLKERAMKKWIFLEAVEVYLAKNEEHRRGHVEFITDALAQMEELGVHRDLSCYKALLKVLPKKVMVLETVWQYAMHHYPRQQDIVVELMEQMETNGLMADWDFGDQLIELFGEHGHVYRKFRRSIYWMRKFHHRNPFQLPHELPVNPVELAILALKKMAIDYENEIKVWKVSETEDLKENLFIASAQSPSQCELINLHPVDQLMYVEGGFRVWMREAHQTYFILRADSDPKLFRQPTEEEELDNLFEFETIFDTEKPKALVPRPNIHQQEDGTILAMCITQTGCKDSLISWIRCLQERNPKLAKIQIVFRLATSEDLFLVPTSSETQPVVNISNEENKKS